A window of Blautia argi genomic DNA:
CCGGTCTTCCCGCTCCCAGCTTTGGGGCATAGATATGAGGAATCACCGGGGCAATGGCGCCAATGCAAACAAAGCCCTGTTTCGAAAGAAGTTCCTTCATCTGTGCCAGCGTATCATCATAATGGCGGTTTCCGTAAGCAGCCATTAAAATACAGGGTGTCCCGTTTCCTCGAAGAGAAGAAAAGATGCCCCCTTCTACCCGCGGAAGCTGTCCTCCATACACAGGGGCTGCTGCCACCAAAAGCTCCTGTTCTCCAAACATATGCTTTTGTTTTCTGAATTTCCGTCTGGTTAAATCCAAATATACCGGATTCTGGGTCAGGCAGCTCATAAGCATCTCTGCTGCCTTTTTTGTCCCCTCTGTGGGGCTGAAATAAGCGGCTGTAACTTTTCTGCTTTTAGAGAGCAAATCCGGTCTGCGTTCCCTTGTCCGAATCACAGACTGCTCCAGACGCCATGCTTCAATCTTTCTGTGATCTCCTGCAAGCAGCACAGAGGGAACCTTTTTCCCTCTCCATTCCTCTGGTCTGGTGTAATGGGGATATTCCAGCAGATTATCCTGCATGGATTCAAACTGAGAGGATTCTTCATTGTTTAAAACTCCTGGCACAAATCTGGAAATGGCGTCAATCATAACAGAGGCTGCCAGCTCGCCTCCGGTCAGCACATAATCTCCAATAGATACATAATCTGTCACCACTTCTTCCAGCACTCGCTCATCAATGCCTTCATAATGTCCGCAAAGGAAAATCAGTTCCTCCTCCATTGCCAGTTCCTCTACCATAGTCTGGCGGAATACCTGCCCCTGTGGGGTAAGATAAATACACCGCGGCTTTTTTCCCCGGCTGGCTGCCAGAGAATCCCTTCTCACAGACTCATACGCTCGATAGACCGGCTCTGCCTGCATGACCATGCCTGCGCCTCCGCCATAAGGATAATCATCTACACGCATGTGCTTATTGTCTGAAAAATCACGAATATTCACCGTATGAAGAGAAATTTTTCCGCTCTTTAAAGCTCTTCCCGTAATGCTGGTACTTACTGTACTTTCAATCATTTCCGGAAACAGCGTCAGTACATGATATTTCATTTCTCTCCTCCTAGCATAAACCCTTTAGCAGATGAATGGTCATTTTTCCATACTCCACATCTACTTCTTTGATACAGTCCTTAATAGCAGGAACCAACACCTCTTTTTTCTCTGTTGTGTAAATGACATACACATCATTGGCGCCTGTTTCCATCACGTCCTTTAATTCCCCGAAAAGAGTACCGTCCTCTAAAAAGACCTCCATGCCAATCAAATCTGCAATGTAATATTCATTTTTCTTAAGAGGTACTGCAAATTCTCTGGTCACATACAGGCTCTTTCCCTTATAGGGCTCTATCTCATTAATATCGTCCACATCACGGAATTTGAGAATGACAAACTGCTTGAAATACTTCACTCTCTCAATTTCCAGCTCGCACAATTCTTTTCCCGTATCCAAAAGCACACTTTCCAGGTAATCAAATCTGTGTGCGTCATCTGTGGTGGGGTAGACTTTAACCTCGCCCCTGATGCCATGTGTGGTGGTAATCACACCTACCTGCAATAAATCTTCCATTTCCATATGCTCCTTTATTTCCCAGAAAAGCAAAAAGGGGGCTGTCACACCTTAAAATGCGACAACCCCTTTCCTGGTTGTTATTACTGTAAAATATCTACAACTACTTTTTTCTCACTTTTGGAGGAAGCTGCTTTCACAACAGTACGGATAGCCTTGGCAATGCGACCCTGACGACCGATTACCTTACCCATATCAGCAGGTGCAACCTTAAGTTCCAAAAGAACAGCGTCATTTTCTTCTGTTTCCGTCACAACGACTTCTTCAGGAGAATCCACAAGAGATTTTGCAATTACTTCTACTAATTCTTTCATTACAAATCACCTCCGGATTATTTTTCGATACCAGCCAGTTTGAAGATTTTAGCAACAACCTCTGTTGGCTGTGCGCCGTTTGCAAGCCATTTTTTAGCTGCTTCCTCGTCTACTTTGTATACGCTTGGTTCCTGAGTTGGGTCATATGTTCCAATCTCTTCGATGAATCTTCCATCTCTTGGGGATTTGGAATCTGCAACAATGATTCTATAGAAAGGAGCTTTCTTCTGTCCCATTCTTCTTAATCTGATTTTTACTGCCATTTCTTTCACCTCCTGGTTTTTTCATAAAGTTTCATATATGTTAAAAGGGAAGTTTAAATTTTCCTCTTTTACCACCTTTGCCGCCCATTAATCCGGGCATCTGCTTCATCATTTTCTTTGCCTGCTCAAACTGCTTTACCATACGGTTGACTTCCGCCACATCAACGCCTGCACCCTTTGCAATCCGGTTTTTTCTGGAAGGACTTAAAATCTCCGGGTGAGAACGCTCCCTCGGAGTCATGGACAGGATAATCGCTTCTTTTCTTGCCATATCCTTTTCATCTACCATGCTGTCCAAATCCTTTATCTGAGAACCAACGCCGGGAAGCATACTCAGCACACTGGACAACCCGCCCATGTTTTTCATCTGATTCATACTTTCCAGATAATCGTCAAAACCAAAGGAATTTTTGCGGAATTTCTGTTCCATTTCCCTGGCTTTTTCCTCGTCTAAATTTGCCTGGGCTTTTTCAATCAGGCTCATGACATCACCCATACCTAAAATACGGGAAGCCATGCGCTCTGGGTAAAACTGCTCTAAATCGGAAAGCTTTTCGCCCATACCTACATATAAAATGGGTTTTCCGCTGATAGCCTTTATGGAAAGCGCTGCACCGCCTCGGGTATCGCCATCCATTTTGGTAAGGATTACACCATCAATGCCTACCTTTTCTCCAAAGGTTTCCGCTACATTTACCGCGTCCTGTCCGGTCATGGCATCAACTACCAAAATAGTCTGATCCACGGTCAAAGCTTCCTTGATATCAGCAAGCTCCTTCATCATATCTTCATCAATATGAAGGCGTCCTGCCGTGTCCAAAATCAGAACATTGTACTTTTCATTCCTGGCATGCTCATAAGCTGCTTTGGCAATATCCACAGGACTGTTTTTATCTCCCATGGAAAACACCTCCACACCCTGTTTTTCGCCGTTTACCTGAAGCTGCTTAATTGCAGCGGGGCGGTAAACATCACAGGCAACCAGAAGAGGCTTTCTTCCTTTGGATTTCAGCTTTCCTGCCAGCTTCGCAGTAGTTGTGGTCTTACCTGCACCCTGAAGCCCTACCATCATCAAAACAGTGACTTCATTGCCTGGCTTTAAGGCAATCTCTGTTGTTTCACTTCCCATTAAGCGGACAAGTTCTTCATTTACAATCTTAATAACCATTTGCCCCGGATTCAGACCAGACATAACGTCCTGTCCAATAGCCCGCTCCTGCACAGCTTTCATAAACTGCTTTACAACCTTAAAGCTGACGTCTGCTTCCAGAAGCGCCATTTTTACTTCCTTTAAAGCAGCCTTTACATCGGCTTCGGTCAAACGGCCTTTTTTTCTTAAATTCTTAAATACATTCTGAAGTTTGTCTGTTAAGCTCTCAAATGCCATGTGTTATAACTCCTCTAAGATTTCCTGAGAAATACTTTCCACCTGGGAAACCAGTTCCTGTCTGCTAAGATTTTCACATTCTCTGCTCAGCCTGTGAATACGATGGACCTTTTCTTTAATATTCACAAACTTTTCTACCAGATGCAGCTTTGCCTCATAATCCTGCAAAGCCTTGTTGCAGCGCTTGATATTATCATGCACGCCCTGACGGCTGATGCCCAGCTCGTCTGCCACTTCACTCAAGGAGTAGTCATTTAAAACCACATCTTCGTAGATTCTTCTCTGGTGGGCTGTCAGAAGCTCTCCATAGAAATCATACAGCAAAGTCTGCTCTACAAATTTTTCCATTCGCAATCACCTTGGTTATCATACAACAAGATTCCATAGCTGTCAAGTACTTTTTATTGACAAACTTTTGTTCGTATTTTCCCTCTTGCATTCATTCTCCGTATACTTCTATTTACACTCATGGTTTTCTAATATATAATCAAGACATACGAAAAATCAGCCTGTAACCACACGGCGCAATCCCGTCATAGGGCAGAAAGGACTCTCTTATGAAAAAAATCGTTGGAATTATTGCAGAATATAATCCTTTTCACAGGGGACATGCCTATCATATAAAAAAAGCAAAAGAATTGGCCAATGCAGACTGTACAGTGGTTCTGTTAAGCGGTGACTTTGTCCAGCGCGGCGCTCCTGCCATTCTCCCCAAACACACAAGGGCGAAAATGGCGCTTTTAGGCGGCGCGGATATTGTGCTGGAACTTCCCTCCTTTTATGCCTCTTCCAGTGCAGAATACTTTGCCAGAGGCGCGGTGGGGATTTTTCATGCTCTCGGCTGTATTGATGCCCTTTGCTTTGGCAGTGAAGAAGGAACCATAACACCCTGTATGGAAACCGCCAAAATCCTCGTGGAAGAGCCGACAGCCTTTCAGAATACTTTAAAAGAACATCTGAAATCCGGTCTTTCTTTTCCCTCTGCCCGAAAAGCGGCCCTTCTTGTCTGCTACCAAAAACAGTCTTCCCTTAGCAGGGACGAACACTTTTTAGATTCGCCTAACAACATTCTGGGAATTGAATACTGTAAGGCGCTGCTCTCTCTTAACAGCGCCATAGAACCTATAACAGTAAAACGGGAAGGCAGCAGCTACCATGCCCAGAAACTGACAGACAGCTACCCCAGCGCCTCTGCCATTCGTCAGACCCTTGCCAAACCATCCCAAACCGAATTTGGGCAGGCAACGTCCGACTCCTTTGACTTCTCTTTATCCGCCCTTTGGAAACAGGTGCAGCCGGAAGCCGTAGCTGCTTTTTCCCGGAATTTTTCAAAAGAAGATTTTTTAACGGAAGACGATTTTTCTCTTCTCTTAAAATATAAGTTGATGAGCAGTACGCCCCAGACCTTATGTCAGGCTGCAGACATGTCCCCGGAACTTGCACAGCGGATTTTGAACTGCTTAAATGAGTTTCGCTCCTTTTCCCAGTTTGCAGCTCTTTTAAAGACAAAGGAGCTTACCCGTACCAGAATCAATCGGGCGCTGTTGCATGTGCTTTTGGACATTTCCGCAGATTTGCCTTCCCGCACGCCCGGCTATGTCCGATTGCTGGGATTCAACAAAAATGCTTCCGGATTTTTAAAAACTGTGCAGAAAAGTGCCTCTCTGCCCTTGCTTACAAAAGCAGCCGATTACAAAAGACTTCTGCCAAAGGAAGAAGTCCCTGTGTTTGAAAAAGACATTTTTGTTTCCAACCTGTATCAATCTGTGTTAAATATAAAAAAACAGACTGCTTTTACACATGATTTGCAAAAGCCGCCTGTCATTTTATAAAAACAGGTTATGTTTCCAACAATCCGGAAGTCTTACGCAGTTTTTTCCTGTCTGTCGGCAAAAGATTCTGATACCGGTAAACACTGAGCAGCAGCCCCAACACCATATAGGACAGAAAAAGATTGGAACCTCCGGAAGAAATCAAAGGCAAAAAGCTTGACGCTCCCGGCAAAATCCCCACAGACATCAGGATATTCAGCAAGGTCATAAAAAGGAAAAACAGCCCTCCGGCATACCCTACCATAGTCCCCAGCTCATTTTTCTGCTTTCTTGCCATATGCAGACCTTTCATAGACAATGCCAGAAGAAGGGCTGCCACCAAAATTGCTGCCATAATCCCATAGCTGGTTCCTAAAAAGCCAAATACCAGATCATTGTGATAGGCCGGATTTTCCTGACCGGTTGTCTGTACAAAACCCAGAGATATGGAATTTATATAGTGCAGGATTCGTTCTGTCTGATAAGAGGCAAACCAGTGCAGACGGATTCCCAGTCCCAGGAAAACCACCGGCAATAACAAGGCGATACCCCAAAAGCCCCCCAAAAATACTCCCTTCTTTACAGAAAACCAGCCTTTGCATATTGCTGCCGTTAAAAGACAGCTCTGTACCAGAAACAGAAAAAACGCCTGGAAAAGATTGGGCAAATAAAAAGCCAACACCACAGGAAGTAAAAGCCACAAAATACATTTCAAAACCCCTGCTCTTCCCTGCCCGTAATATTGATATAAAATACCTGCATACAGCGGAATTGCTAAATATAAAAGAGCGGAAATCGAAATTGTCCCCAGTCCCGGTAAGCTTATCCAACGATTTGTGCCATTGATACTCACAGAAAAAAACAATCTGGATAAAATCCAAAGCACTCCGCCAGTCAAAGCCAGAATCCTGGCATGTTTTCCTAAAAAACTATAGTCCAGTCTGTATATAAAAAGCATCAGACAAAATCCGCCCAATACACAGAAAACGTGCTTAAAAATATAACTGCTCCCCAAGTCCCGGTTCTGCATTCCTATCACAGTCTGCACTCCGATTCCCAAAAGACTGATAATTCCAATCATCACTACCATGAACCAGCATATCTGCGGCTTATGCAAGGCGTCTAAAGAAACTCCTGTTTCCACCGGATTCCCCATATCCTGTACCGCTGCATAAACTGCCTCTTCCCGATTCATGCCTGAAGAAATATTTTCTGCAATCTGTTCCTCCAAATGTCCGCGCAACTCTGCTTCCACCAACTTTTTTGCCTGCTTGCAGCGTATCTGTTCCAACACCTTCTGTAAATATTCTTCCATTTTCACCCCTCCAATCGCAAAACGCTGGTTACTGCCTGTGCATATTCTTTCCACTCTTCTTTTTTCTCTAAAAGCTGCTTTCTTCCCTCCCGGGTAATGCTGTAATACTTCCGCACCTTGCCCTGTATTTCCTGTTCATAAGCCCTGAGAAGATTTTTCTCCTCCATGGCATGTAAAAGAGGATAAAGTGTGCCCGCCTTTAATTCAAACACATTCTGAGAACGCTGTCTGAGAGTAGAAATCATCTCATATCCATACATATCCTTTTCTGACAACAGCTTCAAAAGCAACATACTCATACTTCCGGACACCAAATTTTTACTGACTGCCATAATACACCTCCTGTAAAACATTATATAGACTATCTATATATAGATTAACTATATAATATATCGGCTATCTATCTATGTCAAGAAAATTTTGATTTTTCCTTTGACTATTTTCCAAATCTATGCTACAGTTTTTCTATCATGAACCGAAAGAGGTGAAAAGATGATTATTTTTTCTTGCAGATAACAATTTACTACTTACGCGCAACTATCCATTTGGCATTTTTGCGCTCTGCTGCAGGAAAATATTCGTCTTTTTCTCCTTTTATACAGATATTGTCTGTGTCTTCTTCCAGAGGACATAGCTTTTGTACCATAAAATGAGCTGCCGGATTTTCATTTCCTGCAGCTCATTTTGTTCTATAAAGGAGGAACTGACCATGTCCATGGTAAAAGTAGAAAATCTCACCTTTTCCTACCCTTCCGGTTCTGAAAATATTTTTGAAGATGTCAGTTTTCAATTTGATACAGACTGGAAGCTGGGATTTGTAGGAAGAAACGGCAGGGGAAAAACAACCTTTTTGAAGCTTTTGCAAAACCAATATTCTCCTCCTGGCTTACTAATTTCAAACGCCAACAGGATTTTGAAACCGCCAAAACACAAAAACTGAAAAAAGACCGATTGGCTCTTCGGGGAAAAACGGCAGCGGAAAGAGCAGCCTTTTAAAGCTCCTCACAGGCGCAGAAATCCCCCACACCGGAACTTTTTGTGCAGATTCTAATCTGCTTATTTCCTATGTTCCCCAGAACACCTCTTTTTTAAAGGGAAGTCTTTCCGACTTTGCCCTTCAATATCATATAGAGGAAAGTCTTTTCAAAACCATTCTGCGAAAACTGGACTTTGAACGCACACAGCTTCAAATGGATATGCAGCTTTTGTCAGAAGGACAAAAAAAGAAAGTTCTGATTGCAAAAAGCCTTTGTGAACAGGCGCATTTATATGTGTGGGACGAACCTTTAAATTTTATTGATATTTATTCCCGTATGCAGATAGAAGAACTTCTGCTGGAATTTACACCTGCTATGATTTTTGTAGAGCATGACCAGACCTTCTGCCGCAAAATTGCCACAAAGACGTTGGATTTACAATAAAAACAAAATACGGAGGAAATAGAATATGGCACCTTTAAAAATCGCCATACTCTGTGCAGGAGATGATGAATTTGCACCTTCTGGCTTACCATCTCCCAATTCCTCCCTTCTTTTTACTTTCCAAGGGTTCTAACAAATTCCAAGCGCTGCTTTTGCCAGAAGATCCACTGCCTCATTGAGTTCTACTCCGCTGTGTCCTTTTACCTTATGAAAAACAACGCGTACCTTTTTCAGGCTGTCAAAATACTGCTTATATCGAACAGTTCCAGGTTTGTTGCGCTTCCATTCCCCGGTGGCCCAGGATTCAATTCCCTGGTAATCATAGTACAAATGCAAAAGAGGAATTTCATGTTCCTCGCAATATGTCATGGCAGCCATAGCTCCTTCCAGCTCCCCTGCCACATTTCGCATGCTCACGTCTTCGCCTCCGTAAAAGGCCTTGCTCATCTCTATACGTTTTCCCTGCCACAAAAGGATACAGCCGTAAGAATAGCCTTGCTTTACATTGTCAAAGCTTCCGTCCACATAAGCCGTGCAGCCCTCTGCCTCTTCTTCCTCTGTCAGCGGCAAATTCGCCTCATTCCCTGTCAGATAGGATTCTGCTTCCTGCAGAGTGGGAAAACTTTTATACTGCGCACCCGGAAAACCGTGTACATTTTTTTTACATTCCTCCCAGGTCAGAAAAATCCCTGTGGTCTTTCCTTTTTTTACTGCATATACTTTTTTTGCCATTTTCTCTACTCCTGTTTTTTATCTGGCCGAAAGCCCTCGAAAATCCAGGCATCAAACTGCCCTCTGCAGCGCTCCAGCTGCTGCCTGCTCTTTACTGTCCACGCAAATGCCGGACAGCCAAAGAGATGTCTGCAAATCCACAGAGATATCCCATGTGCACTTCTGCAGTCATAGGCAATAAAATCCGGTTTGGTGAGAAAGTTCAAAAGCAGATGCCGCATAATATAATACTGAGGGCTGTGCCAGCCTTCTTCCTTCTGATAATTCATAGAAAGCTGCCCTCTGCATATCTGCGGTCTGTTTTTTCGATACCACAAAAGCACCTGGGGATAAAAGGATTCAATACAATATTCTCCCCGGTAATTTTGCAAAATTTCGTCCGTCTTTGCACAGATATCACTTTTATCCTTATACTTCAACTCAATAATCAGAGGGACTTTTCCGTCCACCACCTTTAAGACATCTTCCAGAAGAGGAATTCTCTCCTTTGAAAAAAAGATGGGATACCTCTGCAGTTCCTCATAAGTACATTGATTCACCTCTTTTTGTACATTACAGTTTCTCCGCAGATGAAAATCATGGGTTACAACCACCTGATTGTCTTTTGTAAGCTGCACGTCCAGTTCAATCCCATATCCTGCCTTCACTGCCTTTTCAAAGGCTGCAAGGGAATTTTCAGGCGCATTGCCTGCATTGTTGTGAAGTCCTCTGTGTGCATAATAAATTTCCCGGCTCCTTTTGGGTCTTTGAAATATTCTGGGCATGACAAGCGCCAGATACCCCAGACCTGCATATCCTGCTATTTTCTTTCCGTTCATAACTAATCCTCCACATCAAAATGCTCTAACATGCTTTTTTTCTCCTTTGGCCTGCTGTCCCCATGGTGTACCATACTCATGGTAATCATAGCCAGACAGGTAAAAATACAGGCATAAGGGAAAAGTATCTTATAAGAAATATGCTGCATCAAAAATCCGGAAAATACCGGAGTAAAAATCTGTGCTGCCATGGAAAAGGTATAATACACACCCGTATACTTTCCCACATCTCCCAGAGAGCAGATTTCCACTACCATGGGAAGGGAATTGACGCTGACCGATGCCCAGCCCATGCCAATCAGCACAAATCCTACATTGATTGCCGGGTGATAGACCGGAAAAAATGCTGCTGCCAGGTAGCTGATAAGCAAAAGAACCAGACCGCCCTGAATACATTTCTTTCTCCCGAATTTTTCTGAAAGGATTCCAATAGGAATATAACTGAAAATCGCTGCCACAGTGGCTACCATCAGGCAGTCTGCAAAGCCGCCGCCTTCTAATTTCCAGACCTTTACCGCATATCTGGAAAAGGCGGTCGTTACTGCATTATAAGCTGTAAACCAGAAAAAAATGGAAATCAGTATCATATACAAACTTTTCTTCACAGCTTTCGGAAGTTGGCTGGTACGGTCTGCCACTTTTTCTCCCAGCACCTTCTCCTCCTGTATTTCCTCTGCCGCAATCTGTGCAGCCAGCTTTTTCTCCTTCACAGTAAACAGCAAAAACAAAACAGCTGCTGCCATAATCAGAGCAACGCCTGCAAATACCCCTGTATAATCCGGCCGCCTGCCGCCCTTTACCAAAAAGCTGATAAGCAAAAGAGTATATACACCGCCTATGGCTCCCATCAAATTGATTACAGCATTTGCTTTGCTTCTTAAATGCTTTGGCGTCAAATCCGGCATCAGAGCAACAGCAGGCGAACGGTAAAAGCCCATGGAAACCAGCAAAATTGCCAGACAGGCCACAAACATAACAAAATTTTCTGTACGGTCAGCCACCGGGAGCAGCAAAAGGAACACGATGGATACACAGGTTCCGGCCAGAATAAAAGGCGTTCTCTTTCCAAGAGGTGTATTCACCTTATCAGAAAGTGTCCCGAAAAAGGGAAGTAAAAATACAGCCAGCACATTGTCGGCTGCCATAATCATTCCTGTAAAAGTTTCATTCAGATAAAAGGTATTCTGCAAAATCAAAGGAATCAGATTGTCATACATCTGCCAAAAGGCACAGATTGACAGAAATGCAAGGCCGATAAAAAAGGTACGGCGGTAATTCAGTTTTTCCATAGTGTTCCTCCCCTGAAGTTGCCCATTAGGCATTTTTATAGGTCTATCTTATCACAGTAAAAAGGGAAAATACAGAAAATTTTAGGTAAAATCAAAAAATTCAAAAAAAGCTGCCGCAGAAAACAGCAATCAGAAATATCCCCTGATAGATGCTTCATGCGACAGTCCTTTTTCTTTGCCTGGATATTAAATTCTCGCTACGCCTGTTTTCTTTGCTGCCTCTGCCACAGCCTTTGCCACAGCAGGAGCCACTCTCTTGTCAAATGGATTCGGAATAATGTAATCCGGAGATAATTTATCCTCTTCCACTAAATCTGCGATAGCGTAGGCAGCAGCCACCTTCATCTCGTCATTGATATCTTTTGCACGAACGTCTAAAGCGCCGCGGAAGATGCCCGGAAATGCCAGAACGTTATTAATCTGGTTCGGGAAATCACTTCTTCCGGTTCCCACAACAGCCGCGCCAGCATTTTTTGCCAGCTCCGGCATGATTTCCGGTGTAGGATTTGCCATTGGGAAGAGAATTGGATTTTCTGCCATATTTCTGACCATTTCCTCTGTTACGGTTCCAGGAGCAGATACGCCGATAAAGACGTCAGCACCCTTTAATACCTCTTCCAGAGTGCCTTTTTCCATGTTCTGATTGCAGATTTCTGCCATTTCCTGCTTCTCAGCATTTAAATTTTCGCGGCCTTTATAAATAGCGCCCTGTCTGTCGCACATTACCACGTTTTTCAGTCCCAGGCTGACTAACAACTTAATAATGGCAATTCCTGCTGCACCCGCGCCGGAAGTTACCACCTTGATTTCATCTAATTTCTTACCTGTAAGCTTCAGGGCATTAATCAAAGCCGCTGCTGTTACCACTGCTGTTCCGTGCTGGTCGTCGTGGAAAATGGGAATATCACAGCATTCCTTTAAT
This region includes:
- a CDS encoding nucleotidyltransferase is translated as MKKIVGIIAEYNPFHRGHAYHIKKAKELANADCTVVLLSGDFVQRGAPAILPKHTRAKMALLGGADIVLELPSFYASSSAEYFARGAVGIFHALGCIDALCFGSEEGTITPCMETAKILVEEPTAFQNTLKEHLKSGLSFPSARKAALLVCYQKQSSLSRDEHFLDSPNNILGIEYCKALLSLNSAIEPITVKREGSSYHAQKLTDSYPSASAIRQTLAKPSQTEFGQATSDSFDFSLSALWKQVQPEAVAAFSRNFSKEDFLTEDDFSLLLKYKLMSSTPQTLCQAADMSPELAQRILNCLNEFRSFSQFAALLKTKELTRTRINRALLHVLLDISADLPSRTPGYVRLLGFNKNASGFLKTVQKSASLPLLTKAADYKRLLPKEEVPVFEKDIFVSNLYQSVLNIKKQTAFTHDLQKPPVIL
- a CDS encoding KH domain-containing protein produces the protein MKELVEVIAKSLVDSPEEVVVTETEENDAVLLELKVAPADMGKVIGRQGRIAKAIRTVVKAASSKSEKKVVVDILQ
- a CDS encoding glycerophosphodiester phosphodiesterase, with translation MNGKKIAGYAGLGYLALVMPRIFQRPKRSREIYYAHRGLHNNAGNAPENSLAAFEKAVKAGYGIELDVQLTKDNQVVVTHDFHLRRNCNVQKEVNQCTYEELQRYPIFFSKERIPLLEDVLKVVDGKVPLIIELKYKDKSDICAKTDEILQNYRGEYCIESFYPQVLLWYRKNRPQICRGQLSMNYQKEEGWHSPQYYIMRHLLLNFLTKPDFIAYDCRSAHGISLWICRHLFGCPAFAWTVKSRQQLERCRGQFDAWIFEGFRPDKKQE
- a CDS encoding FtsW/RodA/SpoVE family cell cycle protein — translated: MEEYLQKVLEQIRCKQAKKLVEAELRGHLEEQIAENISSGMNREEAVYAAVQDMGNPVETGVSLDALHKPQICWFMVVMIGIISLLGIGVQTVIGMQNRDLGSSYIFKHVFCVLGGFCLMLFIYRLDYSFLGKHARILALTGGVLWILSRLFFSVSINGTNRWISLPGLGTISISALLYLAIPLYAGILYQYYGQGRAGVLKCILWLLLPVVLAFYLPNLFQAFFLFLVQSCLLTAAICKGWFSVKKGVFLGGFWGIALLLPVVFLGLGIRLHWFASYQTERILHYINSISLGFVQTTGQENPAYHNDLVFGFLGTSYGIMAAILVAALLLALSMKGLHMARKQKNELGTMVGYAGGLFFLFMTLLNILMSVGILPGASSFLPLISSGGSNLFLSYMVLGLLLSVYRYQNLLPTDRKKLRKTSGLLET
- the ylxM gene encoding YlxM family DNA-binding protein, which translates into the protein MEKFVEQTLLYDFYGELLTAHQRRIYEDVVLNDYSLSEVADELGISRQGVHDNIKRCNKALQDYEAKLHLVEKFVNIKEKVHRIHRLSRECENLSRQELVSQVESISQEILEEL
- a CDS encoding PadR family transcriptional regulator, whose protein sequence is MAVSKNLVSGSMSMLLLKLLSEKDMYGYEMISTLRQRSQNVFELKAGTLYPLLHAMEEKNLLRAYEQEIQGKVRKYYSITREGRKQLLEKKEEWKEYAQAVTSVLRLEG
- the rimM gene encoding ribosome maturation factor RimM (Essential for efficient processing of 16S rRNA), which encodes MEDLLQVGVITTTHGIRGEVKVYPTTDDAHRFDYLESVLLDTGKELCELEIERVKYFKQFVILKFRDVDDINEIEPYKGKSLYVTREFAVPLKKNEYYIADLIGMEVFLEDGTLFGELKDVMETGANDVYVIYTTEKKEVLVPAIKDCIKEVDVEYGKMTIHLLKGLC
- the ffh gene encoding signal recognition particle protein; translation: MAFESLTDKLQNVFKNLRKKGRLTEADVKAALKEVKMALLEADVSFKVVKQFMKAVQERAIGQDVMSGLNPGQMVIKIVNEELVRLMGSETTEIALKPGNEVTVLMMVGLQGAGKTTTTAKLAGKLKSKGRKPLLVACDVYRPAAIKQLQVNGEKQGVEVFSMGDKNSPVDIAKAAYEHARNEKYNVLILDTAGRLHIDEDMMKELADIKEALTVDQTILVVDAMTGQDAVNVAETFGEKVGIDGVILTKMDGDTRGGAALSIKAISGKPILYVGMGEKLSDLEQFYPERMASRILGMGDVMSLIEKAQANLDEEKAREMEQKFRKNSFGFDDYLESMNQMKNMGGLSSVLSMLPGVGSQIKDLDSMVDEKDMARKEAIILSMTPRERSHPEILSPSRKNRIAKGAGVDVAEVNRMVKQFEQAKKMMKQMPGLMGGKGGKRGKFKLPF
- the rpsP gene encoding 30S ribosomal protein S16 gives rise to the protein MAVKIRLRRMGQKKAPFYRIIVADSKSPRDGRFIEEIGTYDPTQEPSVYKVDEEAAKKWLANGAQPTEVVAKIFKLAGIEK
- a CDS encoding ribonuclease H1 domain-containing protein — translated: MAKKVYAVKKGKTTGIFLTWEECKKNVHGFPGAQYKSFPTLQEAESYLTGNEANLPLTEEEEAEGCTAYVDGSFDNVKQGYSYGCILLWQGKRIEMSKAFYGGEDVSMRNVAGELEGAMAAMTYCEEHEIPLLHLYYDYQGIESWATGEWKRNKPGTVRYKQYFDSLKKVRVVFHKVKGHSGVELNEAVDLLAKAALGIC
- the trmD gene encoding tRNA (guanosine(37)-N1)-methyltransferase TrmD, giving the protein MKYHVLTLFPEMIESTVSTSITGRALKSGKISLHTVNIRDFSDNKHMRVDDYPYGGGAGMVMQAEPVYRAYESVRRDSLAASRGKKPRCIYLTPQGQVFRQTMVEELAMEEELIFLCGHYEGIDERVLEEVVTDYVSIGDYVLTGGELAASVMIDAISRFVPGVLNNEESSQFESMQDNLLEYPHYTRPEEWRGKKVPSVLLAGDHRKIEAWRLEQSVIRTRERRPDLLSKSRKVTAAYFSPTEGTKKAAEMLMSCLTQNPVYLDLTRRKFRKQKHMFGEQELLVAAAPVYGGQLPRVEGGIFSSLRGNGTPCILMAAYGNRHYDDTLAQMKELLSKQGFVCIGAIAPVIPHIYAPKLGAGRPGEKDLEVFRKFAVAIKKKLEQAEENGLLEAEMPGNPFPEPKTMKPVGKAFDAEACTGCKVCVQKCPVNAISMETLEIDQEKCLNCMRCVRVCPEQARTFDASSVCAYLEDNYSQPREVEYFI
- a CDS encoding ATP-binding cassette domain-containing protein, whose translation is MSMVKVENLTFSYPSGSENIFEDVSFQFDTDWKLGFVGRNGRGKTTFLKLLQNQYSPPGLLISNANRILKPPKHKN